Proteins from a single region of Papaver somniferum cultivar HN1 unplaced genomic scaffold, ASM357369v1 unplaced-scaffold_79, whole genome shotgun sequence:
- the LOC113344710 gene encoding protein FIZZY-RELATED 3-like has product MDSSRPNQGRKTGLNLPVGMNLDTFALPSLSSSSSSFQSHTNISSPSSLRSISNLGSPSKSATCSDRFIPCRSSSRLHTFGLTDSPVKEGGNENYARLLKAELFGPDFGSPSFAGSGSPVSSPSKNMLRFKTENSTPSSPFSPTVVGHNVGGVSPGGSTPAKQQRKISKTPFKILDAPALQDDYYLNLVDWSSQNVLAVALGTCVYLWSATSSKVTKLCDLGPDDGVCSVQWTKEGSFLSIGTSLGQVQIWDATQCKRVRTMSGHQTRTSVLAWSSRILSSGSRDRNILQHDLRVSSDYISKLVGHKSEVCGLKWSHDDRELASGGNDNQLLVWNQHSQQPILKLTEHTAAVKAIAWSPHQNGLLASGGGTADRCIRIWNTANGNQLNFVDTGSQVCNLAWSKNVNEIVSTHGYSQNQIMVWKYPTMGKVATLTGHSLRVLYLATSPDGQTIVTGAGDETLRFWNVFPSLRNQAHARDTKVWSMGRTHIR; this is encoded by the exons ATGGATTCATCAAGACCAAATCAAGGGAGAAAAACTGGATTAAACCTCCCAGTTGGAATGAACTTAGATACATTTGCATTACCatctttatcatcatcatcatcttcatttcaatcacatacaaatatatcatcaccatcatcactcCGTTCAATTTCAAACTTAGGATCACCTTCAAAATCTGCTACTTGTAGTGATAGATTCATCCCATGTAGATCTTCGTCAAGGCTACATACATTCGGTTTAACCGATTCACCGGTGAAAGAAGGCGGAAATGAGAATTATGCTAGGTTATTGAAAGCTGAATTGTTTGGTCCTGATTTTGGTTCTCCTTCTTTTGCAGGTTCTGGATCTCCGGTGAGCAGTCCGAGTAAGAATATGTTGCGGTTCAAGACGGAGAATTCGACCCCGAGTTCGCCTTTTTCTCCGACCGTTGTAGGTCATAACGTCGGCGGAGTTTCACCTGGAGGTTCTACACCAGCTAAGCAGCAGAGAAAGATATCCAAGACGCCATTTAAG ATTTTGGATGCACCTGCACTGCAAGATGATTACTACCTGAATCTTGTCGATTGGTCCTCGCAAAATGTCCTTGCAGTGGCATTGGGCACTTGTGTTTATCTGTGGAGTGCAACATCTAGCAAG GTAACCAAGTTATGCGATTTGGGACCTGATGATGGCGTGTGTTCGGTTCAATGGACGAAAGAAGGATCATTTTTGTCGATTGGTACTAGTCTTGGTCAAGTTCAGATTTGGGATGCAACTCAGTGTAAGAGAGTGAGGACAATGTCAGGACATCAAACAAGAACTAGTGTATTGGCTTGGAGTTCTAGAATTTTGTCTTCCGGCAGTAGAGACCGTAATATACTTCAGCATGATCTTCGTGTCTCAAGTGATTACATTAGCAAGCTTGTTGGACATAAATCTGAG GTATGTGGGCTGAAATGGTCTCACGACGACAGGGAACTAGCATCTGGTGGGAATGATAATCAGCTATTGGTATGGAACCAGCATTCTCAGCAACCAATTTTAAAGCTGACAGAACATACAGCTGCCGTTAAGGCCATAGCATGGTCGCCTCACCAGAACGGCCTTCTAGCTTCCGGAGGTGGAACTGCTGATCGATGCATTCGTATCTGGAACACTGCAAATGGAAACCAATTGAACTTTGTTGACACTGGCAGTCAGGTCTGCAATCTAGCATGGAGTAAGAATGTGAATGAGATAGTTAGCACTCATGGGTATTCCCAGAATCAAATTATGGTTTGGAAGTACCCAACAATGGGGAAGGTTGCAACCCTAACTGGGCATAGTTTGAGAGTTCTTTATCTTGCAACGTCGCCTGATGGACAG ACAATCGTAACAGGTGCAGGAGATGAAACTTTGCGGTTTTGGAATGTTTTCCCTTCTCTGAGAAATCAG GCACATGCTCGCGATACAAAAGTCTGGTCCATGGGACGAACTCACATTCGATGA
- the LOC113344711 gene encoding uncharacterized protein LOC113344711: protein MSGGTADFFYREAQRLGYLARSAFKLLQMQQQYKLIKPGGSVLDLGCAPGAWLQVACQSLGPLKSGGVVVGIDLKKVKVPGTHCDERVKTVCGDVMNIERNKIRELSPQGKGFSVILSDMCPSVSGITTRDAALSVELGTRAVELAVGEGLLVPDDEEDAMNSSGGDADAEGVLRPGGNLVIKLLESEDTKELGDFCKPRFKKASWLRPKATRAASREIYLICQGLVGDTKETSSKM, encoded by the exons ATGAGTGGAGGTACTGCAGACTTCTTCTACAGAGAAGCTCAGCGGCTTGGCTACCTGGCAAGATCTGCCTTCAAGTTACTCCAAATGCAACAACAGTACAAATTGATAAAACCAGGTGGTTCTGTTCTTGATCTTGGTTGTGCACCTGGTGCTTGGCTTCAGGTTGCTTGCCAGAGCTTGGGTCCTCTTAAGTCAGGTGGTGTAGTTGTTGGTATTGACCTCAAG AAAGTGAAGGTTCCAGGAACTCATTGTGATGAAAGAGTTAAAACTGTTTGCGGCGATGTTATGAATATCGAAAGAAACAAAATCAGGGAGCTCTCTCCTCAG GGAAAAGGGTTCTCAGTGATATTGTCGGATATGTGTCCATCAGTTTCAGGAATCACAACGAGAGACGCAGCTTTATCTGTTGAGTTGGGGACACGAGCTGTTGAGCTGGCTGTAGGTGAAGGTCTGTTGGTTCCAGATGATGAGGAGGATGCAATGAATAGTTCAGGTGGCGATGCAGACGCTGAAGGCGTTTTGCGACCTGGGGGTAACCTTGTTATAAAGCTTCTTGAGAGTGAAGACACTAAAG AACTTGGTGACTTTTGCAAACCGCGTTTCAAGAAGGCATCATGGTTAAGGCCCAAGGCAACAAGAGCTGCTTCAAGAGAGATCTATCTGATCTGTCAAGGACTTGTTGGTGACACGAAAGAAACTTCGAGCAAAATGTAA
- the LOC113344712 gene encoding probable mediator of RNA polymerase II transcription subunit 19b: protein MDSEGKKFGRGPRELTGAVDLINHYKLWAHHDFFCKRSLPLSISDTHYLHSVVGDTEIRKGEGMELDQLCQTTSYTRETKARIQPFDMDILKQAFLLKETTPIDLPSEEKGIPTIAGKLKGESKDKDRKHKKHKDRDKDKEHKKHKHRHKDKDRSKDKDKEKKKDRSGNHDKKRKHDGGEDTGDAHKHKKSKHKSSKTSEMVGVKVGS, encoded by the exons ATGGATTCTGAAGGAAAGAAGTTTGGAAGAG GACCGAGGGAGCTTACTGGGGCTGTGGATCTTATAAATCACTACAAATTGTGGGCACACCATGATTTCTTTTGCAAGAGATCGCTTCCTTTGTCAATCTCGGATACCCACTATCTTCACAGTGTAGTTGGAGATACAGAAATTAGGAAAGGAGAGGGAATGGAGTTGGACCAGCTCTGCCAGACCACGTCATACACAAGAGAGACTAAAGCTCGCATACAGCCCTTTGATATGGATATACTCAAGCAAGCCTTTCTTCTGAAGGAAACAACCCCCATTGATCTTCCTTCA GAAGAGAAAGGGATCCCTACCATTGCAGGAAAATTAAAAGGTGAGTCTAAAGACAAGGATAGGAAGCACAAGAAGCACAAGGACCGGGATAAGGACAAAGAGCACAAGAAACACAAACATCGTCACAAGGACAAGGACCGAAGTAAAGACAAAGAcaaggaaaagaagaaggataGAAGTGGGAATCATGATAAG AAGAGGAAGCATGATGGTGGGGAGGATACCGGTGATGCCCACAAACACAAAAAGAGCAAG CATAAAAGCTCAAAAACCAGTGAAATGGTCGGAGTAAAAGTCGGCAGCTGa
- the LOC113344525 gene encoding suppressor of disruption of TFIIS-like, which produces MEYGNCYQQPQSTKFDCLLFDVDDTLYPFSSGLSASCTKNIGDYMHEKLGIEKSKIPELSSFLYKTYGTTMAGLRAIGYDFDYDEYHSFVHGRLPYENLKPDPVLRSLLLSLPYRKVIFTNADKIHAAKCLNRLGLEGCFEGILCFETLNPTHNRNINSDGEDEQNTELFDIVEHFSQPGNTQSELPKTPIVCKPSESAIEQALSIACINPHKTIFFDDSTRNIASGKCVGLTTVLVGNSHRCKGADYALESLHNIREALPELWDVAEKKSEQMVTKIAIETSVIA; this is translated from the exons ATGGAGTACGGCAATTGTTACCAACAGCCTCAGAGTACTAAATTCGACTGCCTTCTCTTCG ATGTAGATGATACCCTTTATCCATTCAGTTCTGGTTTGTCAGCCAGCTGCACCAAAAACATCGGCG atTATATGCATGAAAAGCTTGGCATCGAGAAGAGCAAAATCCCTGAATTGAGTAGTTTTCTGTACAAGACATATGGTACCACTATGGCTGGGCTTAGG GCTATTGGTTATGATTTCGACTATGATGAATACCACAGTTTTGTTCACGGTAGATTACCGTATGAGAATCTCAAACCAGACCCAGTTCTAAGAAGCCTTCTGTTGAGCTTACCTTACCGTAAAGTT ATCTTCACAAATGCAGATAAGATCCACGCAGCTAAGTGTCTAAATAGACTTGGGTTGGAAGGTTGCTTTGAAGGAATTCTATGTTTTGAGACTCTGAATCCTACTCACAACAGAAACATCAATTCAGATGGCGAAGATGAACAAAACACAGAACTTTTTGATATAGTTGAACATTTTTCTCAACCTGGTAACACTCAATCAGAACTTCCAAAGACGCCAATTGTATGCAAACCTTCTGAATCTGCTATCGAACAAGCTCTCAGTATAGCTTGCATTAACCCACACAAAACA ATATTCTTTGATGACAGCACCCGAAACATAGCTTCTGGGAAATGTGTGGGTCTAACCACTGTCTTG GTTGGAAATTCACATAGATGCAAAGGTGCAGATTATGCGCTAGAAAGCCTTCATAACATCAGGGAAGCATTGCCTGAACTATGGGATGTTGCAGAAAAGAAATCAGAACAAATGGTCACCAAGATTGCTATTGAGACATCCGTAATTGCTTAA
- the LOC113344532 gene encoding uncharacterized protein At5g02240-like, whose product MGLVTRVPLFSSPSSTFSPHKYSSHYNSTTKLFSFSSSVSFQRRRTSSSVVKAMASTVIVTGAGGRTGQIVYKKLKERDEFVAKGLVRTEESKEKIGGADDVFVADIRDAESIVPAIQGVDALVILTSAVPKMKPGFDPTKGGRPEFFFEDGANPEQVDWIGQKNQIDAAKAAGVKQIVLVGSMGGTNLNHPLNSIGNGNILVWKRKAEQYLADSGIPYTIIRAGGLQDKDGGVRELVVGKDDELLETDIRTIARADVAEVCIQALLLEEAKFKALDLASKPEGTGEPTKDFKTLFSQISTRF is encoded by the exons ATGGGTTTAGTGACACGTGTTCCGCTATTCTCTTCACCTTCTTCAACTTTCTCTCCTCATAAATACTCTTCACATTATAATTCCACCACCAAACtattctctttttcatcttctgttTCATTTCAAAGGAGACGGACTTCTTCCTCAGTAGTCAAGGCAATGGCGAGTACTGTGATTGTTACTGGTGCTGGTGGTAGAACTG GGCAAATTGTTTACAAGAAACTGAAAGAGAGAGATGAGTTTGTAGCAAAGGGGTTAGTAAGAACAGAAGAAAGCAAAGAGAAAATTGGAGGAGCTGACGATGTTTTTGTTGCGGATATTAGAGATGCTGAGAGTATTGTTCCTGCAATTCAAGGAGTTGATGCTCTTGTAATTCTAACTAGTGCTGTCCCCAAAATGAAACCCGGGTTTGATCCTACTAAAGGTGGAAGACCTGAGTTCTTTTTCGAAGATGGAGCTAATCCCGAACAG GTTGATTGGATTGGGCAGAAGAATCAAATAGATGCTG CAAAAGCTGCCGGAGTGAAGCAGATTGTGTTGGTTGGGTCTATGGGTGGAACGAACCTCAATCATCCCTTGAACAGCATTGGAAATGGAAACATATTG GTGTGGAAAAGGAAGGCGGAGCAATACCTTGCCGACTCTGGTATTCCATACACAATTATTAG AGCTGGAGGCTTACAAGACAAAGATGGGGGTGTGAGGGAGCTTGTTGTTGGCAAAGACGATGAGCTTCTCGAGACTGACATAAGGACTATTGCTAGAGCTGATGTTGCAGAAGTCTGCATTCAG GCGCTGCTGTTGGAAGAGGCCAAGTTTAAAGCATTGGATCTTGCATCTAAACCTGAAGGAACTGGCGAGCCAACAAAAGATTTCAAGACTCTATTCTCCCAAATCTCTACCCGATTCTAA